CACCCCCCCTGTCGGCCATAAAGtttgtcatttcttattaaggaatattcatatactatgcttttcccatatgataactatgactgtgcacccgctcggccaatcctgggaatgCGCCTGGAACTCAAAACAACTTGAACTCTGATTActtttatttacaataacTTGAAGTGAGTTTGGTTTCCCCTTGTCACATAACTCGAACCCTAATGTCGCTACTCCACAAGATTTTGTTTCTTGTCTCGGTTTGTCTATTACATTTGAGGATTATTAAAACTTTtagctatttttttaacagaacGTACACCCTGGAATTTTGATGGGCATAAACATTTAACCCCAACCTAGGTAACAAAATAGACGTTTTCTTCATCTTCTCCCACAATAGAAAAATCCCCTCCCAGAGATTCGCCCACACAAAGTATAAACTTTTTTTGACGTCTTTGACaagcaggggtggggcacagggggtggggcacagggggtggggcacgtgccccccaatatttccaaaaaaatacaaggaaatgaccagtaggggcttTGCTATGCCccctattgttttcttaatgtttatgtattgccccccccccccccccccccaatcatTATTCCAGgtctgctacggctatgaaCCACCAAGAGATAGCTGTCTCCAATAGACAAAATAAAGCACTGTTTACACAAGGTCAGATACTAATAACTTGTTTATACATTTATAGAATGAATAAATAGCGGGAAGATGATTGTTTTGTTGACTTTTAGTAGAGCGATTATTGCGTGACAAATTGCATGGTTATGTAAAAAGTAGGCAAAATTAGAGGCGTTCCGACAAGGCCGGAAAGCATTTgcccaaaaatataaaacatttcCTGACTAGTAGTATATTTCTAGATACTAACTGAAAAATGTAGCGAGATTTCAAGAGGACCGGGCGGTATTAAGTATTTTGTATTCGAACCTAACCCGAATTGATCGAAAATAAATGGCTACTTTTCAAAGTAATAATAAAGTTATTTGTAATAATCATACAACACAAAATTGGACATTCTATGGTAGCTAATCACATAGTTGAGGGAAATTCAAGTTCAAACTGCGTTTTTTTCTGTTGCAAAAGCAAGAAATAGATATTTGTAAAGCATCTAAATTAATGCTGAAGATCTAGCGTCGTAGCAAAAGTGGTCGGATTTTCCATGAAAAAAATtcccccaaaaataaaaactgccATTGTTACTAGCCTACCCAGGGGTATCAGTTagcaaaatatgaaaaaaatttaaaattccTCAAAATTTATTATGCCGCCATAATAAATTTCGCTGGTCCGGTCAGACTTTGACAATTAAATGCAAAAGCACACAAAATGGATAACATTGGTTTGAAATGCTCTTTTTAATCATATTTATGGAATACATGATTTTATTGTCATCGTTTCTTTACCCATTTTATTATTAGCATAGCTTCCTTATTTTAATAACCCTGTGTGGACTTCCCCGATAACAGTTAACTTGTCGAGGTAGCAGCTCCCCGTGCAGGTGCGCCATCTCAAGGGTCCACGTGTTCTATGCCCGTTGTCCTGTGTCCGATATCCTGTGTTCGAAGTACTTTGTCCGATGTTCGATGTCCGGTGTCCGATGTCCTTCCTGTGTCCGATGTACGGTGTCTAGTAGCAGATTTAGATATAATCTGAAAGAAAAATTGTCATACTTATTTTCATTTGTCCCAAAAAACCCACCATCACAGACTTTTGTTTCTTAACTAGCGCGAAAAAGAGATAAGTACAAAAACGTCTACATTCAGAGTAGAACCAGTCTATGCACGTTAACAAACTTTCCCACCAAAGATCAATTattcaattataattatcaattatttttattcattttgattgtcatcatcatcatcatcatcatcgttatcaacatcatcaccattattattgctattaatGTTTTTCGGATACTTACCTTTGCAGATTTCATCCTCGACAGCGCCTGTGGTCGATTCTATTTGACTAAAGTGTTCTACGTGAAACACGTGGTCTTCGTCTGGATCAGAAGCTATTACATTCAGTTGGGCAACAAAAGAATCTCCAGCTCCAACTCCAACGGCGAACACTTCAACTCCAGGTCCATAATTCCGCACTGCAGCCGCGGGCAGGGTCACACTATCATGCGATTTGCCATCTGTCAGCACGACCAGAACATTCTTCACATTCTGACGTGGTGCCACCTTGAAAACGTTATCCAACGTGTACGTCAAAGCTTTTCCAATGTGGGTACCACCGCCGATATTAGGCAAGTTATCTATGGCTGTTTTGATAACGTTGATATCGTATTTAAGGTTGAATCCAAAGTTAGCGAGTGTGTTGAAATATACTGCCGCGACGTGCGTATAGGTTGCGGATATAGTGAATGACTCTGCCAGCTTTTTGGCGAACTCCTTGAAATTATCGAACTCTGTGTCGTTGATGCTACCAGAATTATCAATAAGGAACACGAGGTTCATCTTCAGCGGAGGGCACACTCCTGTGGAGGGAGAAggtatcaaaataaaaatccaGGAGCTCATGgataggggcaatcatctcgCAATCATCATTTACCCTAATCTAGCTATTCAAATCTCGTACGACTTTAATCGTGTAATCGTGTGGTAGTATAGCTTTTACTGTTTGATAGAACTCCATATTTGAACCTCTGATtgacaggggcggatccaggatttcttgTCGAAAACGGGAAGAGATGAACCTTACCTTTCATAGAGTAGACGAAGTTCGACCAGTGCTCCCCCACGCCATTTATGCAGTTGGTCGCTAATCCATGGTCGTTGAACCTCGAAGAATCCGCATCAGCCCAGCACTCTCCATAGAACTGGACACCAAACTTGTCGTTGTAGTTCTTCCTCTTTGCCCAGCTTGCGCACGCCGAGATGACGTGAGTCATGTCAGGCCATTGGCTCCAGTCTATATCCCAGCGGTGGTTGTGGTAGAGGTCGCGAAGTGCGCGGTTGGGGAAGGGCTTGTCCTTATAGCACCCGATTTTCTTGAGAATCTCTAAAAATGGTAAGAATTATGTCTCGCAATCATCGTTTACACAAATCTAGCTACTGCTATCCTCCAGTAATCAATGCAATACGAATGGGAACAAATCTCGTACGActttacagccaaattcgttgttacGCGACCacggcgaatccaaaatccttgtctcgtttgggaatagcgcgtagtcagacaaaagctttgggggcggtttgtctggttttgattgttttgtttgattgactacgcgctattcccaaacgaatAAATGAATTTTGGATTCTGGGAGGTAgggcaacaacgaatttggctataactGTGTAATCATGTTGTAGTATGGCTTTTACTGTTGGAC
The DNA window shown above is from Nematostella vectensis chromosome 15, jaNemVect1.1, whole genome shotgun sequence and carries:
- the LOC5512713 gene encoding matrilin-2, coding for MISKLILIALGLVLAFVLPFAHGGPNDIEVQLDDGTKQILKKIGCYKDKPFPNRALRDLYHNHRWDIDWSQWPDMTHVISACASWAKRKNYNDKFGVQFYGECWADADSSRFNDHGLATNCINGVGEHWSNFVYSMKGVCPPLKMNLVFLIDNSGSINDTEFDNFKEFAKKLAESFTISATYTHVAAVYFNTLANFGFNLKYDINVIKTAIDNLPNIGGGTHIGKALTYTLDNVFKVAPRQNVKNVLVVLTDGKSHDSVTLPAAAVRNYGPGVEVFAVGVGAGDSFVAQLNVIASDPDEDHVFHVEHFSQIESTTGAVEDEICKDYI